DNA from Sulfurimonas gotlandica GD1:
CATATTGACTAAAGAGTGTAAATGCCAAACCATCTTGACCGGCACGTCCGGTTCTACCAATTCTATGAGTGTAAGTCTCATCCCCATGAGGAAGATCATAATTGATTACCATAGACATTTCTTTAATGTCTAAACCGCGAGCTGCTACATCTGTAGCAATAAGTACAGGGCAACTTCTGTTGGCGAATTGAACTAAGACATCATTTCTCTCATACTGTTCAAGATCACCGTGAATAGCTAATGCATCTATCTTTTTCTTTAATAAATTTTCTGCTAACTCTTTTGCTTCTATCTTTGTATTTGTAAAGATAATGACATTTTCAGGTTTGAAATTACTCAGAATATTTACAATAGTGTCTAGTTTTTGATGGTCATTTACTTCGTAAAATCTCTCAGTTATGTTGTTTGCTGTCTCTGTAGAAGTTGTCTTCACGCTAACAGCTTCATGCTGAAGGTTTTTACTGATATCCATGATCTCATCCGTATATGTAGCCGAGAAGAGAAGTGTCTGTTTTCTCTTTTTAGTGAACGATAAAACTTCATTTATCTCTTCACTAAATCCCATATCGAGCATTCTGTCTGCTTCATCAAGAACTAGCATCTCTAAGTCCTCAAGAGATAGAGTCGCCTTCTTTAGATGCTTTAAAATCCTCCCTGGTGTTCCTACAATGATGTGTGCACCATGACTAAGTGAACCAAGCTGTGGACCAAAAGCAGCTCCGCCGCAAAGAGTTAAAATCTTAACATTGTGTGTAGCACGGGCTAGCATACGAAGCTCTTTAGCAACCTGATCCGCAAGCTCACGTGTAGGACAAAGTATGAGAGACTGAACTCTAAACTTTTTAACTTGTAGTTTTGTAAGAAGTCCTATTCCAAAAGCGGCAGTTTTTCCACTTCCTGTTTTTGCCTGAGCGATTACATCTTTACCATCAAGAATATGAGGAAGTGCCTCAGCTTGGATGGGAGTCATCTCTTTGTAGCCTATTTCTTCTAGGTTATGAAGCATCTCTTTTGAGAGAGGTAGATTTGAGAATTTCATTAGTATATTTCCTTCACACGACCGACTTCACCGCTCATAAGACGTACTTTGATGCCATGAGGGTGAGAAGGAGATTTTGTAAGAATATCGCGAACGATACCATCTGTAAGGAGTCCAGTGTCTTGGTCTTGTTTTAGGACAATAGCTACGCTTTTGCCTTGTTTAATATTTTTTCTTTGAGTGCCATCCATAACTGTACCTTTTAGTTTTTAAGTATGCAATTATAGCTGTATTCTTCTAAGCTGTCATCGCTTCTTCAAAACTATTCACATCTTCCATACTTTTAAGAACAACATCTTCTATTTGATGAGTTCCTAAGTTATACTTTGAAGTAAATATATGTACCGACTTTGTGTCAAAGGCTTCTATATCTCTAATCAGAGCATATATCTCGCCCAATAAACCCTCATCTTTTAGCAAGGCATTTGTAACTTCATCTGAGATATTTAAATCTTTCAATACCCTTTCTAGTTTAACGCTGAAAAGAGTATCTATAAGTGATAAAACACCGACAAAATATGCTTCCCCTAAAGCGTTGCTTTTCACATCAGGATTTACAGATTTTAAGATATTTTCCATTAGCTCTGTTCTATGTTTTACCATCAGCATGAGAGGTGAATGCTTAGATGTTCTGCTTACTGATTTTGAGTAAATCATCAACATTAGCCATTGGGCAAGTGGCTGTCTTCCAACTAATGTCAAGATATGATGAATAGAAGAGATTCTGTTTCTAAAGTGAAATGCACAAGAGTTCATGTAGCGTAATAACTGTACAGTTATCTCATAGTTATTCTCAAACTCTGATGTAATCTCATCTATATTGGTGTCATTTATCAGCAGGTTATAAAGCTTTAGTACATTTAATTGAGAAGGTTCATACTTCGCATTTTCTACAATGTTAGGTTTTGCAAAAAAGTAGCCCTGAAACATTTCACAGCCAATCTCTTTTGCTAATTCATAGTGTGTATTATCTTCTATTTTAGAACCGACTACTTTGATGTTGTGAGCTTTCATCTCACTGATCATATCTTTCATCTCAAGATCTATGTCTTTATCTACATTTATTTTTATGTATGAGAGTTCTTTATATACTTTTGAATATTCTTTTAAACTATCTGGATCTAAGGAAATATCATTTATAGCAAGAATATAGTCTTTAGCATGAAGCTGTTGCAGTCTCTCAACTACTCTCTCACTCATCTTCACATCTTCAAAAAGTGAAAATATAAAAAACTCTTTTGGGATTGAAAAAATAATATCGTGAAGTAAAAATTTTTCATCAACTTTAACAAATGCTCTACGATTTCCAAGTAGCGTGCTTGTCCCAAACTTATTTAAGATATTACTTATAACTGACGCACTGGCAAATCGGTCATTACTTATATGACTGGCTTTAGTACTGTCTCTATATAAAATCTCATAAGCAACAAGATCACCGTTAGAGTCAAGAATTGGTTGGCGCCCTAAATATACATTTTCCATTGCAATCCTTTTTATTTAATTGGGTATATTGTAACGAAAAAAAGTCTCTAAAAAGTTAGATTGTGTGTTTTAGTTGGTACATCATAATAGACGCTGCAACACTAACATTAAA
Protein-coding regions in this window:
- the dbpA gene encoding ATP-dependent RNA helicase DbpA; protein product: MKFSNLPLSKEMLHNLEEIGYKEMTPIQAEALPHILDGKDVIAQAKTGSGKTAAFGIGLLTKLQVKKFRVQSLILCPTRELADQVAKELRMLARATHNVKILTLCGGAAFGPQLGSLSHGAHIIVGTPGRILKHLKKATLSLEDLEMLVLDEADRMLDMGFSEEINEVLSFTKKRKQTLLFSATYTDEIMDISKNLQHEAVSVKTTSTETANNITERFYEVNDHQKLDTIVNILSNFKPENVIIFTNTKIEAKELAENLLKKKIDALAIHGDLEQYERNDVLVQFANRSCPVLIATDVAARGLDIKEMSMVINYDLPHGDETYTHRIGRTGRAGQDGLAFTLFSQYEADKAYEYKNETRLFEDAGELKTVNGFEMKPQYITLVIEGGKKDKVRAGDLLGALTGDAGLQGSSIGKIDIYERQSYVAIEAKLIDEAHRQLKNGKIKGKKFSVWVL
- a CDS encoding YwbE family protein gives rise to the protein MDGTQRKNIKQGKSVAIVLKQDQDTGLLTDGIVRDILTKSPSHPHGIKVRLMSGEVGRVKEIY
- a CDS encoding EAL and HDOD domain-containing protein, with amino-acid sequence MENVYLGRQPILDSNGDLVAYEILYRDSTKASHISNDRFASASVISNILNKFGTSTLLGNRRAFVKVDEKFLLHDIIFSIPKEFFIFSLFEDVKMSERVVERLQQLHAKDYILAINDISLDPDSLKEYSKVYKELSYIKINVDKDIDLEMKDMISEMKAHNIKVVGSKIEDNTHYELAKEIGCEMFQGYFFAKPNIVENAKYEPSQLNVLKLYNLLINDTNIDEITSEFENNYEITVQLLRYMNSCAFHFRNRISSIHHILTLVGRQPLAQWLMLMIYSKSVSRTSKHSPLMLMVKHRTELMENILKSVNPDVKSNALGEAYFVGVLSLIDTLFSVKLERVLKDLNISDEVTNALLKDEGLLGEIYALIRDIEAFDTKSVHIFTSKYNLGTHQIEDVVLKSMEDVNSFEEAMTA